The following proteins are co-located in the Trichomycterus rosablanca isolate fTriRos1 chromosome 14, fTriRos1.hap1, whole genome shotgun sequence genome:
- the LOC134326941 gene encoding piggyBac transposable element-derived protein 4-like yields the protein MSVVKTIVDNTNKYAEIRAAANPSYKWIPLSVREFYKFIALVIYMGIVKLKSVADYWSGKEYYRLHYTAKVMTGKRFLAISSNLHLCDPKEDKDNTRRKGTSTYDKLFKLKPLYTELLTACRTYFQPDKDISIESKNLLICISKARTGLKQYMKAKPTKCCYKMFVLADSTTGYTWNFFIYEGKQSVCSGQGLSYDSFMSLMDFALLGKGYHLYTDHFYTSPMLYLDLLKKETLACGTIRTNRKGYPRTKINDLTRQAKRGTIRWHRRGQLLFVKWMDTREVVVCSTMHKAYDGDTVMRRVKNQEGVWNKVNVPVPAAVKDYNRHMGGVDLSDTLISYHNALHKTVKWYETLFYHFIDIGIVNSFILHQQISKTNAQEALTQKLFREKLMSELVAFSGDTTQDESAAGPSGETKQCLPAFYSDDSSAGRRKWAMCKRSGNPVKTPVYCTKCDVPLCVVAKRNCFYKWHNMGHHKNL from the coding sequence ATGTCTGTGGTGAAGACTATTGTAGATAACACCAATAAGTATGCTGAGATCAGAGCAGCTGCAAATCCATCTTACAAATGGATTCCTCTCAGTGTTAGAGAATTCTACAAATTTATTGCATTGGTAATATACATGGGGATTGTGAAACTAAAATCTGTTGCAGACTACTGGTCTGGAAAGGAATATTACCGCCTTCATTACACCGCAAAAGTGATGACAGGCAAAAGATTTTTGGCAATCTCTAGTAACCTGCACCTGTGTGACCCAAAAGAGGACAAAGATAACACAAGGAGAAAGGGAACCTCAACATATGACAAACTTTTCAAATTGAAGCCACTGTATACAGAGTTGCTGACAGCATGCCGGACATATTTTCAGCCGGACAAGGACATTTCGATTGAAAGCAAGAATCTTCTAATCTGCATCTCTAAAGCAAGAACTGGCCTGAAACAATACATGAAGGCAAAGCCAACAAAATGTTGCTACAAAATGTTTGTTCTGGCTGATTCAACCACAGGTTACACttggaatttttttatttatgaaggCAAGCAATCAGTTTGCTCAGGCCAGGGACTGAGCTATGACTCTTTCATGTCCCTCATGGATTTTGCCCTTCTTGGCAAGGGGTACCACCTCTACACTGACCATTTTTACACAAGCCCCATGCTCTATTTGGATCTCCTGAAGAAGGAGACTCTTGCTTGTGGTACCATCCGTACCAACCGGAAGGGGTATCCAAGAACAAAAATCAATGATCTCACCAGGCAGGCAAAGAGAGGAACCATCCGCTGGCACAGACGTGGACAACTTCTTTTTGTAAAGTGGATGGACACAAGGGAGGTGGTGGTGTGCTCCACAATGCACAAGGCATATGATGGTGACACAGTGATGAGGAGAGTAAAAAATCAGGAGGGGGTTTGGAATAAAGTGAATGTTCCAGTTCCTGCAGCGGTCAAGGATTACAACAGGCACATGGGTGGAGTTGATTTGTCGGACACCTTGATTTCATATCACAATGCCTTACACAAGACAGTCAAGTGGTACGAGACATTATTTTACCATTTCATTGACATTGGGAttgtaaatagttttattttacatcagcaaatatcaaaaacaaatgcacaaGAGGCTCTAACTCAGAAACTCTTTAGAGAGAAACTGATGTCGGAGCTTGTGGCCTTTTCAGGGGACACCACCCAGGATGAGTCTGCTGCAGGACCCTCAGGTGAAACAAAACAATGCCTGCCAGCATTTTACAGCGATGACAGTTCAGCTGGCAGGCGAAAATGGGCCATGTGCAAAAGGTCTGGCAACCCTGTGAAGACACCAGTGTACTGCACAAAGTGCGATGTGCCATtgtgcgttgtggccaaaagaaACTGTTTTTACAAATGGCACAATATGGGGCACCACAAAAACCTGTAA